Part of the Deinococcus aestuarii genome, AGGCCATCGCTGCCCTGCGGCGGGACGTGGCTGCGTTCCCCGACCGCTACCCGGACGGCGTGACCGTGCGCGTCATGCTGGGCAACTCCATCCGGCTGGGCGACCTCCTCGATCCGGCAGCCAACGCCTACAGCGCCGCCCGGCACCTGCTGGAAGCGGGCGTGCCGCTGAGCGGGGACCGTGTGCCTGGCTGGCGGCTGGAGATCGCCAACTACGCCTACGCCCTGCCCCACAACCACGTCAAGCTCGTCGTGCAGGACGGCGAGCGGGTGCTGGCCGGCGGGTACAACATCAGCTTCTTCCACGAGCCGCAGACGGCACCGAGCGGGCGCGGCCTCGACCTGACGGACCTCGCCCTGTGGGTGCGCGGCCCGGTCGCCCGAAACGCGCGGGCGGCCTTCCGCGACGGGTGGGCCCTGAGCCGGCTGCTCACGTGCCGAACCCCGCCGTCGTCAGTGACCCTGCGGCGCGACTGTCCCTTTGAGGTTCGGGCAGCGCTGCTGCCGCTGGACTGGGCGGCCCCGCCCCCCGCCGCCGGGACCGCCCGGGTGTACCCCCTCTACCGCCGCCGCGGCTACCCGGATGCCGACGACACGGTGAGCGCCCTCTTCGCGGCGGCGGGCACGAGCATCGACGTGATGCAGTCCCAGGTGAGCGGCACCCTCGGCTGCGTGGGCAAGCTGTCCGAGCCGGGCGGTTGCGACCCCGCCTTTCAACTGCCGGTGTGGCGCGCCGCCGTGCGCGCGATCCGCGAGCGGGGCGTCACGCTGCGGCTGCTGCTGGACTACGATCCCCTGCTCCAGGCCGAGACGCTGGCCCTGCTGCGTGGCCTCCAGGCCGAACTCGCGCCGCTGGGACTGCAAGACCACGTGCAGGCCCGCTGGTACGGCACGGCGGGCGGGCTGCACACCAAGGCCGCCCTGATCGACGGGCAGATGCTCACGGTCGGGAGCCAGAACCTGCACCATTCCTCGTTCGGGCCGCTCGGCCTGGGCGAGTACACGCTCGCCACGAGCGACGCCGGCGCCATCGACGAGTACCGGCGCATGTTCGCCTTCGAGTGGGCCCGCGCCCGGACGATCCAGGCGCCCTGGTGGCTGCCCGCCGACTTCCGTCCTTCACCCCGCCCTGAGCCGGAACCGGGCGACCGCCGGGGACGGGACTAGATGGCGTGGGCGTGGACTCGGGGCAGGTGTGGGCAAGGGGTGCCTTCAAGCCACCCCACCCTCCCAGCGCAGGGGCAGAGGGTCCTGCGGCAGGTGGCCGGTATCCTGACGCTCGCCGGGCTCGGCCTGTGCGGGCGGGCTGGAGCGGTGGGGGTGGAGTTTCCACTGTGGCTGGGCACCGTGACGCCGCCCTCACCGCTCAACCCGTCCGCGCTGACGTGCCCCATTCCCTCCGACCCCCTCGAATCCGCCCTCTGGCGGGTCACGACCGAGGGGGGCCGGGTCGATCACTCGTGCGGCAACACATTCCTAAGCTACCTTCGCACGCCCGAGCAGCCGGACGCTTTCGACGTGACCGCCCAGCAGGTCCGGCAGGCGCGCTCGGAAGTCCTGCTTACCACGATGGAGTGGCACGCAGGGGAGGGACACCCCGGCTGGACCTTCGCCCTTGCCGCGCGCGACCTGTACGGGCGGGTGCGGGCTGATCCCGCCGCCTACCCGCAGGGCATGACCGTGCGGGTGGTGCTGGGCGGCTTCCCCGACCTGAAACGCGAGGACGGCGCCACCCAGGCCCTCGAACTCGTACGGGACCTGACCCGCCTCGGTGTGCCCCTGAACGACGCGCGGGTGGGCTGGCAGCTCGGCGTCGCGAACTACCGCTACTTCCCGCACAGCCACGTGAAGCTGCACGTAATCGACGGCCAGGACCTCACGGTGTCCGGATACAACTACACCGACTGGCACCTGCCGGACACGTCGCCGGGCGGGCGGAACCTTCACGACCTCGGCCTGCGGGTGCGCGGTCCGGTCGCGCAGGACGGCGTGGCGGTGTTCGACGACCTGTGGCGCAAGTCACGTCAGGTGAGTTGTCCGCAGGGCACGCGGGCGGGGGACGTGGCCAGGGTCTGCACCCTCCGGGAACCCGACCCCCCCACGCACCCGGACGCCGCCCGCCGCCTGAACACGGTCGGCCCGGCCCGGGCCTTCCTGCTGTACCGCCGCTCCGGCTTCGATCAGGCCGACCGGGCGCAGGTCGCCCTCCTCGGGGCGGCCAGGCAGAGCCTCGACCTGATGCAGGCCCAGTTCAGCCCCTCCCTGGGCTGCTGGTCCGCCTACCTCCAACCGCAAGACTGCCCGGTCAGCCGCTGGCCTGTGTACCTGGGCGCCGTGCTGGACGCGATGGAACGTGGCGTGAAGGTTCGCGCGCTGATGGTCGATTACGGCATCGACCGCGCCCCCAATCGCAGCGGGGTCGCCCTCCTGCGCCTGGAGGCCCGGCGGCGCGGGATCGAGGACCGCTTCGACGCGCGCTACGTCACCTTCCCCATGCATACCAAGGCCCTGACGGTGGACGGCCGGATGGTGCTGGCGGGCAGCATGAACTTCCATTTCTCCTCGTGGGGGCCACTCGGCTTGAACGAGGCGATGCTCGCCACGAGCGACGCGGGGGCCGTGTCCGAGCAGCAGGCGAGCTTCGAGGACGTGTGGAAGAACCGGAGTCGCCCCATTCCGCAGGAGTGGTGGATGCGGAACGTGACGCCGGGGTCACCAGAGCAGGAACCGGGGAAGGACTCACCCGACCGGGGTGTTGAACCGCCTTTCCGGGGGGCCCGGCTCGCCGGGAGGTGAGGTTCTCACCCCCGGAGGACGGTGACAGGTGAAGTTGAGCCCGTGGGATACTGCGGGCATGATCCCGAGCCGTGCGTGTGCCGCCCTGCTTGTCAGTGCCTGGCTG contains:
- a CDS encoding phospholipase D-like domain-containing protein, producing the protein MPDTAALDGLGLNTCPAPQAPLDRLLFERTQGQGAALSCGNQVEGLLHFPNADPTYSAQPRRPGGAFDLLVGQLRQTRRELLIANMIWDDGPDAPGARVAQAIAALRRDVAAFPDRYPDGVTVRVMLGNSIRLGDLLDPAANAYSAARHLLEAGVPLSGDRVPGWRLEIANYAYALPHNHVKLVVQDGERVLAGGYNISFFHEPQTAPSGRGLDLTDLALWVRGPVARNARAAFRDGWALSRLLTCRTPPSSVTLRRDCPFEVRAALLPLDWAAPPPAAGTARVYPLYRRRGYPDADDTVSALFAAAGTSIDVMQSQVSGTLGCVGKLSEPGGCDPAFQLPVWRAAVRAIRERGVTLRLLLDYDPLLQAETLALLRGLQAELAPLGLQDHVQARWYGTAGGLHTKAALIDGQMLTVGSQNLHHSSFGPLGLGEYTLATSDAGAIDEYRRMFAFEWARARTIQAPWWLPADFRPSPRPEPEPGDRRGRD
- a CDS encoding phospholipase D-like domain-containing protein — its product is MAGILTLAGLGLCGRAGAVGVEFPLWLGTVTPPSPLNPSALTCPIPSDPLESALWRVTTEGGRVDHSCGNTFLSYLRTPEQPDAFDVTAQQVRQARSEVLLTTMEWHAGEGHPGWTFALAARDLYGRVRADPAAYPQGMTVRVVLGGFPDLKREDGATQALELVRDLTRLGVPLNDARVGWQLGVANYRYFPHSHVKLHVIDGQDLTVSGYNYTDWHLPDTSPGGRNLHDLGLRVRGPVAQDGVAVFDDLWRKSRQVSCPQGTRAGDVARVCTLREPDPPTHPDAARRLNTVGPARAFLLYRRSGFDQADRAQVALLGAARQSLDLMQAQFSPSLGCWSAYLQPQDCPVSRWPVYLGAVLDAMERGVKVRALMVDYGIDRAPNRSGVALLRLEARRRGIEDRFDARYVTFPMHTKALTVDGRMVLAGSMNFHFSSWGPLGLNEAMLATSDAGAVSEQQASFEDVWKNRSRPIPQEWWMRNVTPGSPEQEPGKDSPDRGVEPPFRGARLAGR